Proteins encoded together in one Deinococcus radiopugnans ATCC 19172 window:
- the aroC gene encoding chorismate synthase, translating to MRYLTAGESHGPQLTAIIEGVPSGLPLGKGDIDPWLRRRQGGYGRGRRMVIETDEAAILSGVRAGRTTGAPIALSIENKDHRNWTEIMSPEPGNEPRKKALTDARPGHADLTGGIKYRHKDLRDVLERASARETASRVAVGAVALKLLEELGIQGANYVSSLAGIETKQAFRWDALEAIEDSDLRTPDTDAAEKMRERIDAAKKDGDTLGGILEVRFRGLPVGLGSFVHWDRKLDGRIAQACLSVQAMKGVEIGRAFDNAVKAGSGVHDAIHYRDGTYARDTNGAGGLEAGMTNGEELVVRVAMKPIATLMKPLPTVNVVSHEASDAARERSDTTAVPAAGVILHCVIGLVIADAIQEKFGGDTLTELQERVAAARAYAQTY from the coding sequence CGAGGGGGTGCCGTCGGGCCTGCCGCTGGGCAAGGGCGACATCGACCCGTGGCTGCGGCGGCGGCAGGGGGGCTACGGGCGGGGGCGGCGCATGGTGATCGAGACCGACGAGGCGGCCATCCTCAGCGGCGTGCGGGCGGGGCGCACCACTGGAGCGCCGATCGCGCTCTCCATCGAGAACAAGGACCACCGCAACTGGACCGAGATCATGTCGCCGGAGCCGGGCAATGAGCCGCGCAAGAAGGCGCTGACCGACGCCCGCCCCGGCCACGCGGACCTGACCGGCGGCATCAAGTACCGGCACAAGGACCTCAGAGACGTGCTGGAACGCGCCAGCGCCCGCGAGACGGCCTCAAGGGTGGCGGTCGGAGCCGTGGCCCTGAAGTTGCTGGAGGAACTGGGCATTCAGGGCGCGAACTACGTGTCGAGTCTGGCCGGCATCGAGACCAAACAGGCCTTTCGCTGGGACGCGCTGGAGGCCATCGAGGACAGCGACCTGCGCACGCCCGACACCGACGCTGCCGAAAAAATGCGCGAACGCATCGACGCGGCCAAGAAGGACGGCGACACCCTGGGCGGCATTCTGGAGGTGCGGTTCCGGGGGCTGCCGGTGGGGCTGGGCAGCTTCGTCCACTGGGACCGCAAGCTGGACGGGCGCATCGCGCAGGCGTGCCTGAGCGTGCAGGCCATGAAGGGCGTGGAGATCGGGCGGGCCTTCGACAACGCCGTGAAGGCCGGCAGCGGCGTGCATGACGCCATCCACTACCGTGACGGCACCTACGCCAGAGACACCAACGGCGCGGGTGGCCTGGAAGCCGGCATGACCAACGGCGAGGAACTGGTGGTCCGGGTGGCGATGAAGCCGATTGCCACCCTGATGAAGCCGCTACCCACCGTGAACGTCGTGTCCCACGAGGCGTCCGACGCGGCCCGTGAGCGCAGCGACACCACCGCCGTCCCGGCCGCCGGGGTCATCTTGCACTGCGTAATCGGTCTGGTGATCGCCGACGCCATTCAGGAGAAATTCGGCGGCGACACCCTGACCGAGTTGCAGGAGCGGGTGGCGGCGGCGCGCGCCTACGCCCAGACGTATTAA
- a CDS encoding shikimate kinase, which produces MLGTGLIERPVDWVALAGFMGTGKSRVGWELSRALALHFVDTDKLITRVVGKSIPEVFAQEGEGYFRACEAEVVRRVSRLDHAVISLGGGTFIHEANRRTLLERGPVVVLWATPETVYQRTKHSDRPLLRAEDPLGRIRSLMDEREGVYRQGTIHVHSDGRPSEEIVEEIIERLWNWSDAAHAWADAPDSVNAEPVADRATD; this is translated from the coding sequence ATGTTGGGGACGGGCCTGATCGAACGCCCAGTGGACTGGGTGGCGCTGGCCGGCTTCATGGGCACTGGAAAAAGCCGCGTGGGCTGGGAACTCTCACGCGCCCTGGCGCTGCATTTCGTGGACACCGACAAGCTGATTACACGGGTGGTGGGCAAGAGTATCCCCGAAGTGTTCGCGCAGGAGGGCGAGGGGTACTTCCGCGCCTGCGAGGCCGAGGTGGTGCGCCGGGTGTCGCGGCTGGACCACGCGGTCATCAGCCTGGGCGGCGGCACCTTTATCCATGAGGCCAACCGCCGCACGCTGCTGGAGCGCGGGCCGGTGGTGGTGTTGTGGGCCACTCCGGAAACGGTGTACCAGCGCACCAAGCACAGTGACCGCCCGCTGCTGCGCGCCGAGGACCCCCTGGGCCGCATCCGCAGCCTGATGGACGAGCGCGAGGGCGTGTACCGCCAGGGCACCATTCACGTCCACAGCGACGGTCGGCCCTCCGAGGAAATCGTGGAAGAGATCATCGAGCGCCTGTGGAACTGGTCCGACGCGGCCCACGCCTGGGCCGACGCCCCCGACTCGGTAAACGCAGAACCTGTGGCAGACCGTGCGACGGATTGA